In Juglans microcarpa x Juglans regia isolate MS1-56 chromosome 4S, Jm3101_v1.0, whole genome shotgun sequence, a single window of DNA contains:
- the LOC121262180 gene encoding serine/threonine-protein phosphatase 6 regulatory ankyrin repeat subunit B-like produces METTLFEKAMLGKWDEVVNICTENPLALVSSITRLQDTALHLAVSDGQEQTVRKLTEIIAEQPNPEMVLGVANKRGNTPLHFAALMGNVAMCKCIAVVDTSLIALRNHEGETPLFMAVLFGKREAFQCLAQMLTLDEVYSCSRRKNGDTILHSAISGDHFDLALHIIKLFGEVLVNAVNEEGIAPLHLLAEKPSAFRSGSRLGLFKRIIYHCIYVINDEHKDVVPHDYYDPQLPMLPVDQGRPKHERNRPNYPDNYRTCVNFFRLMTKSTSCGQNRAMSTVQYHTGFSMPFNAITGL; encoded by the exons ATGGAGACGACCTTGTTTGAAAAGGCCATGTTAGGGAAATGGGATGAGGTCGTCAATATATGTACGGAAAATCCATTGGCTCTAGTCTCCAGCATCACCAGGTTACAGGACACAGCATTACACCTAGCTGTCTCCGACGGCCAAGAACAGACGGTCCGGAAACTGACAGAGATCATTGCGGAGCAACCAAATCCAGAAATGGTTCTTGGAGTTGCAAACAAGAGAGGGAACACTCCTCTCCATTTTGCTGCATTGATGGGGAATGTGGCCATGTGTAAGTGCATAGCAGTGGTTGATACTTCATTGATTGCTCTTCGAAATCATGAGGGAGAGACTCCTCTTTTCATGGCTGTTCTCTTTGGTAAAAGAGAAGCTTTCCAATGTCTTGCCCAGATGCTTACGTTGGATGAGGTCTATAGTTGCTCTAGGAGGAAGAATGGTGACACAATCCTTCACAGCGCCATTTCAGGAGACCATTTTG ATTTGGCATTGCACATAATTAAACTGTTTGGAGAAGTACTGGTAAACGCCGTCAATGAGGAAGGAATTGCTCCTCTCCATCTACTAGCCGAAAAGCCTTCAGCTTTCCGAAGCGGGAGCCGCCTTGGACTTTTCAAAAGAATCATTTATCATT GCATATATGTTATTAATGATGAGCACAAGGACGTGGTACCACACGACTATTATGATCCCCAGCTCCCTATGCTACCGGTAGATCAAGGACGTCCCAAACATGAAAGGAATCGGCCAAATTATCCCGACAACTACAGAACATGCGTCAACTTCTTTCGACT GATGACAAAGAGCACCAGCTGTGGCCAGAATAGAGCTATGAGTACGGTTCAGTACCATACCGGCTTTAGCATGCCGTTTAATGCAATTACCGGGCTTTAA
- the LOC121262181 gene encoding uncharacterized protein LOC121262181, with protein MMLIFLALGLPTIRKIYEEKQQHTLSIQIMNELLKGVNMYEYYHAGTKPSQPLDTLAEEDQDESNPYSSVLSGINGDSFEAENREDVEGSSEMGRNLEGSDGQQNSRTGVVKKASLEDGKEMNAEMEKETALLIAARNGIAEMVEKILELLPVAIHDVNAENKNVVLVAVENRQPHIYQLLLRRNILIRDSVFRVVDNDGNSA; from the exons ATGATGCTGATCTTTCTTGCTCTAG GACTTCCCACGATAAGAAAGATATATGAAGAGAAACAGCAGCACACATTATCGATTCAGATCATGAACGAACTTCTAAAGGGTGTTAACATGTACGAATATTATCACGCTGGCACGAAGCCCTCGCAACCTTTGGATACACTAGCCGAAGAAGATCAGGACGAATCAAATCCATATTCAAGTGTCTTGAGCGGTATTAATGGTGATTCTTTTGAAGCTGAGAACAGAGAGG ATGTGGAAGGAAGCAGTGAAATGGGAAGAAATCTTGAAGGTAGCGACGGCCAGCAAAACAGTCGTACCGGAGTGGTGAAAAAAGCTTCGCTTGAGGATG ggaaggaaatgaatgcGGAAATGGAAAAGGAGACTGCTCTATTAATTGCTGCTAGAAATGGCATTGCCGAAATGGTGGAGAAAATTCTAGAATTACTTCCCGTTGCCATACATGACGTGAATGCAGAGAACAAAAATGTAGTGTTGGTGGCGGTGGAGAACAGACAACCGCATATATATCAACTCTTGTTACGAAGAAATATCCTGATCAGAGATAGTGTGTTCCGGGTAGTGGATAACGACGGGAATAGCGCC
- the LOC121261892 gene encoding ankyrin repeat and sterile alpha motif domain-containing protein 1B-like isoform X2 — MEYSIVQGSSPEEGKTLFEMAMKGKWSEVVDTCTENPFLLSAGGITRTKDTLLHLAVSEGQEKTVLEITKVILELPISKEFVGRRNDGGNTALHLAAVVGNVAMCKCIAGIDSSLIVARNEEGETPLSLAVLFGKNQAFLCLTQILMPDKEQFSHSKTMKYGTHGYTILHYAINGDHYDLALDIIKLYGERGYNVNVANEEGITPFHLLAGKPSAFPSGSLLLLGWCKTIIYHCIYPQLTTAFRGKKTKKKISFKHF, encoded by the exons ATGGAATATTCCATCGTCCAAGGTTCAAGTCCAGAAGAGGGGAAGACTTTGTTCGAAATGGCCATGAAAGGGAAATGGAGTGAAGTCGTGGATACATGTACGGAAAACCCATTTCTTCTATCGGCCGGTGGTATCACCAGGACAAAGGACACGCTATTACACCTAGCTGTCTCTGAAGGCCAAGAAAAGACGGTCCTGGAAATTACAAAGGTCATATTGGAACTACCAATTAGTAAGGAGTTTGTTGGACGTAGAAACGATGGAGGGAATACCGCTCTTCATCTTGCTGCAGTGGTGGGGAATGTTGCCATGTGTAAGTGCATAGCAGGGATTGATTCTTCGTTGATCGTTGCACGTAATGAAGAGGGAGAAACTCCTCTTTCATTGGCAGTGCTCTTTGGTAAAAACCAAGCATTCCTATGTCTTACCCAAATACTTATGCCGGATAAGGAGCAATTTAGCCATTCCAAAACGATGAAATATGGTACTCACGGGTACACGATTCTTCACTACGCCATTAATGGAGACCATTATG ATTTGGCATTGGACATAATTAAATTGTACGGTGAACGAGGTTATAACGTTAACGTTGCTAATGAGGAAGGAATCACGCCTTTCCATCTACTAGCGGGCAAGCCTTCGGCTTTCCCAAGCGggagtcttcttcttcttggatGGTGCAAAACAATCATATATCACTGTATATATCCCCAACTCACCACCGCGttcagaggaaaaaaaacaaaaaaaaaaatctctttcaaGCACTTTTAG
- the LOC121261892 gene encoding ankyrin-1-like isoform X1, translating into MEYSIVQGSSPEEGKTLFEMAMKGKWSEVVDTCTENPFLLSAGGITRTKDTLLHLAVSEGQEKTVLEITKVILELPISKEFVGRRNDGGNTALHLAAVVGNVAMCKCIAGIDSSLIVARNEEGETPLSLAVLFGKNQAFLCLTQILMPDKEQFSHSKTMKYGTHGYTILHYAINGDHYDLALDIIKLYGERGYNVNVANEEGITPFHLLAGKPSAFPSGSLLLLGWCKTIIYHCMIVDEHDVEQNDDHPIERNYRACINFLLLFRSLVRLIGMYIYIFFFSFLNW; encoded by the exons ATGGAATATTCCATCGTCCAAGGTTCAAGTCCAGAAGAGGGGAAGACTTTGTTCGAAATGGCCATGAAAGGGAAATGGAGTGAAGTCGTGGATACATGTACGGAAAACCCATTTCTTCTATCGGCCGGTGGTATCACCAGGACAAAGGACACGCTATTACACCTAGCTGTCTCTGAAGGCCAAGAAAAGACGGTCCTGGAAATTACAAAGGTCATATTGGAACTACCAATTAGTAAGGAGTTTGTTGGACGTAGAAACGATGGAGGGAATACCGCTCTTCATCTTGCTGCAGTGGTGGGGAATGTTGCCATGTGTAAGTGCATAGCAGGGATTGATTCTTCGTTGATCGTTGCACGTAATGAAGAGGGAGAAACTCCTCTTTCATTGGCAGTGCTCTTTGGTAAAAACCAAGCATTCCTATGTCTTACCCAAATACTTATGCCGGATAAGGAGCAATTTAGCCATTCCAAAACGATGAAATATGGTACTCACGGGTACACGATTCTTCACTACGCCATTAATGGAGACCATTATG ATTTGGCATTGGACATAATTAAATTGTACGGTGAACGAGGTTATAACGTTAACGTTGCTAATGAGGAAGGAATCACGCCTTTCCATCTACTAGCGGGCAAGCCTTCGGCTTTCCCAAGCGggagtcttcttcttcttggatGGTGCAAAACAATCATATATCACT GCATGATTGTTGATGAGCACGACGTGGAACAAAATGATGATCACCCGATAGAAAGGAACTACAGAGCATGCATCAACTTCTTACTATTGTTTCGGAGTTTGGTTAGATTAAttggtatgtatatatatatatttttcttttctttccttaacTGGTAA